One genomic window of Methyloceanibacter sp. wino2 includes the following:
- a CDS encoding SurA N-terminal domain-containing protein, which translates to MALATLRKGAARTFGLILVALLVVSFAIWGIADIFTGYGQQTLIEVGDTEISPQDYQRAQQDVLRTMSQDAGRALSLQEARAAGLDQRVLERLVGGAAVDTHASHLGLSISDEALLEQIMKDPSFQDGAGNFSPLAFQSALRNIGMSEGAYLQTLREQTLRRQLLVTVGEVASSPKAVIDALNRFNEERRILKYVLVPKSAAEAPGDPTEQDLKAYYDNHKQTFTQPEYRKVGLIAVTPDTVRDELNITEADIKATYESKKDTLGQAETRHVQQIALPSTEEAEKVAAKIEAGTDFVEAAKELGLSESDIDLGTVAKKDLADSVVAEEAFKLEKDEVSKPVTGKLGGVVLLRVTEITEGKIPTFEEAKANIEKDLVKERASGAIFDMHDKVEDELASGATLEETAGKLKLDYVVVDQVDRTGAKPDGTQLEAPAQKELLNGVFATDAGIENDPIDARDEGVVWYEVLGITPETLQPFDDVRSEVEEGWRGEATRNQVKTYTDKLISELNSGSKTLDGVASDLGQEVLPTSALKRDDITVNVLPPAVQQAFSLPKGGYGSAASGVDEGRIVFQVEDIVEPPEVDPRALKQLGARIGLLYSEDIIAEYFSELEQTYGVKVNRQALARLTGTGEAP; encoded by the coding sequence GTGGCACTCGCGACATTGCGCAAAGGCGCAGCACGAACGTTCGGTTTGATTCTCGTCGCCCTGTTGGTGGTGAGCTTCGCCATCTGGGGTATCGCCGATATCTTCACCGGCTACGGCCAGCAGACCTTGATCGAGGTCGGCGATACGGAGATCTCGCCTCAGGACTATCAGCGCGCTCAGCAGGACGTCCTGCGCACCATGAGCCAAGACGCGGGCCGTGCCCTCAGCCTGCAAGAGGCGCGCGCGGCGGGTCTGGATCAGCGCGTGCTGGAACGGCTGGTGGGCGGCGCCGCGGTCGATACCCATGCGAGCCATCTCGGTCTCAGCATCAGCGACGAGGCGCTGCTCGAGCAGATCATGAAGGATCCGTCCTTCCAGGACGGCGCGGGCAATTTCAGCCCCCTCGCCTTTCAGTCCGCCTTGCGCAATATCGGCATGAGCGAAGGCGCCTATCTGCAGACGCTGCGCGAGCAGACTCTGCGGCGCCAGTTGCTGGTGACGGTCGGTGAAGTCGCGAGCAGCCCCAAGGCCGTCATCGATGCGTTGAACCGTTTCAACGAAGAGCGCCGCATTTTGAAATACGTGCTCGTCCCGAAGTCCGCGGCCGAAGCGCCCGGCGACCCGACCGAACAGGACTTGAAAGCGTACTACGACAATCACAAGCAGACCTTCACCCAGCCGGAATATCGGAAGGTCGGGCTCATCGCCGTGACGCCCGATACCGTGAGGGACGAGCTGAACATCACCGAGGCGGACATCAAGGCCACGTACGAGTCCAAGAAGGACACGCTCGGTCAGGCCGAGACACGGCACGTGCAGCAGATTGCTTTGCCGAGTACGGAAGAGGCTGAGAAGGTCGCTGCCAAGATCGAGGCTGGCACCGATTTCGTCGAGGCAGCGAAGGAACTGGGCCTCAGCGAATCCGATATCGACCTCGGAACCGTGGCGAAAAAAGACCTCGCCGATTCCGTCGTGGCGGAGGAAGCCTTCAAGCTCGAGAAGGACGAGGTCAGCAAGCCTGTCACCGGTAAGCTCGGTGGTGTGGTGCTGCTTCGGGTGACCGAAATCACCGAGGGCAAGATTCCCACTTTCGAAGAGGCCAAGGCCAACATCGAGAAGGACCTCGTCAAGGAACGTGCCTCCGGGGCGATCTTCGATATGCATGACAAGGTCGAGGACGAACTTGCCTCCGGCGCGACGCTCGAAGAGACGGCGGGCAAGCTCAAGCTCGACTACGTGGTCGTAGACCAGGTCGATCGGACGGGCGCGAAGCCTGACGGCACGCAGCTCGAAGCGCCGGCGCAGAAAGAGCTCTTGAATGGAGTCTTCGCGACCGATGCCGGAATCGAAAACGACCCGATCGATGCCCGTGACGAAGGCGTGGTGTGGTACGAGGTCTTGGGAATTACGCCCGAAACGCTGCAGCCCTTCGACGATGTTCGCAGTGAGGTCGAAGAGGGCTGGCGTGGGGAGGCCACGCGCAATCAGGTCAAGACCTACACGGACAAGCTGATCAGTGAGCTGAATAGCGGTTCGAAGACCCTCGACGGTGTCGCCTCAGATCTCGGTCAGGAAGTGCTGCCGACATCGGCGCTGAAGCGCGACGACATTACGGTCAATGTGCTTCCGCCTGCGGTGCAGCAGGCCTTCTCACTGCCGAAGGGTGGCTACGGTTCGGCTGCGTCGGGCGTCGACGAGGGCCGTATCGTGTTCCAGGTGGAAGACATCGTCGAGCCGCCCGAGGTCGATCCCCGTGCGCTCAAGCAGTTGGGCGCGCGTATCGGGCTTCTCTATAGCGAGGACATCATCGCGGAATACTTCAGCGAGCTCGAGCAAACCTACGGCGTGAAGGTCAACCGCCAGGCTCTGGCGCGGTTGACGGGTACCGGCGAGGCGCCATGA
- a CDS encoding CTP synthase, which produces MARYVFITGGVVSSLGKGLASAALGALLQARGYRVRLCKLDPYLNVDPGTMSPYQHGEVFVTDDGAETDLDLGHYERFTGRPARQADNITTGRIYQEIIAKERRGDYLGATVQVIPHVTDAIKNFIVTGNEDVDFVLCEIGGTVGDIEGLPFFEAIRQLGNELPRGTSAFVHLTLLPYIPSAGELKTKPTQHSVKELRSIGIQPDILLCRADRPLPPEERRKIALFCNVRPEAVVQALDVSSIYDVPLAYHYEGLDSELLAAFGIADAPAPNLSLWTDISSTIAEPDGEVTIAIVGKYTGLKDAYKSLSEALTHGGIANKVKVNLEWIESEIFESQDTAAYLENVNGILVPGGFGERGAEGKILAARYARQRRFPYFGICFGMQMAVLEVARDLAGIEAASSTEFGPTDEPLIGLMTEWMKGDELERREQNGDLGGTMRLGAFDATLAPGSKVASIYGTTEISERHRHRYEVNMRYREQLENAGLRFSGLSPDGLLPEIVEIPDHPWFVGVQFHPELKSRPFDPHPLFKSFIAAAVEQSRLV; this is translated from the coding sequence ATGGCGCGGTACGTCTTCATTACCGGCGGCGTGGTTTCCTCACTCGGCAAGGGGCTCGCTTCGGCAGCGCTAGGAGCGCTTTTACAGGCGCGCGGCTATCGCGTGCGTCTTTGTAAGCTCGACCCCTATTTGAACGTCGATCCAGGGACCATGAGCCCCTATCAGCACGGCGAGGTCTTCGTCACCGATGACGGTGCGGAGACGGACCTGGATCTCGGCCATTACGAGCGCTTCACCGGCAGGCCCGCGCGGCAGGCCGACAACATCACCACGGGCCGGATCTACCAGGAGATCATCGCCAAAGAGCGCCGTGGCGATTATCTGGGCGCCACCGTCCAGGTCATTCCGCACGTCACCGACGCCATCAAGAACTTCATCGTCACCGGTAACGAAGACGTGGATTTCGTACTCTGCGAGATCGGCGGTACGGTGGGCGATATCGAGGGCCTGCCGTTCTTCGAAGCCATTCGGCAGCTCGGCAACGAGTTGCCGCGCGGAACGAGCGCCTTCGTCCACCTGACGCTGCTGCCGTACATTCCGAGCGCCGGAGAACTCAAGACCAAGCCCACGCAGCACTCGGTGAAGGAACTGCGCTCGATCGGTATTCAGCCGGACATCCTGTTGTGCCGCGCCGACCGCCCGTTGCCGCCGGAAGAGCGGCGCAAGATCGCGCTGTTCTGTAACGTCCGCCCTGAAGCCGTGGTCCAGGCCCTAGACGTGTCGAGCATCTACGACGTGCCGCTGGCCTATCACTACGAAGGTTTGGACAGCGAACTCCTGGCCGCCTTCGGCATCGCCGATGCACCGGCGCCGAACCTGTCCCTGTGGACCGACATCTCGTCGACCATCGCCGAGCCCGATGGCGAGGTGACGATCGCGATCGTCGGCAAATACACCGGGCTGAAGGACGCCTATAAGTCCCTCAGCGAGGCGCTGACCCATGGCGGCATCGCCAACAAGGTGAAGGTCAATCTCGAATGGATTGAGTCGGAGATCTTCGAGAGCCAGGACACCGCGGCGTATCTCGAGAACGTCAACGGCATTCTCGTGCCGGGCGGATTCGGCGAACGCGGCGCCGAAGGCAAGATCCTGGCGGCACGCTACGCGCGGCAGCGAAGGTTCCCGTATTTCGGAATCTGCTTCGGCATGCAGATGGCCGTGCTCGAAGTCGCCCGCGATCTGGCGGGGATCGAGGCGGCAAGCTCGACCGAGTTCGGACCCACCGACGAACCGCTGATCGGCCTCATGACGGAGTGGATGAAGGGCGACGAGTTGGAGCGCCGCGAACAAAATGGCGATCTCGGCGGCACGATGCGGCTTGGCGCCTTCGACGCCACGCTTGCGCCCGGCAGCAAGGTCGCCAGCATTTACGGAACGACAGAGATTTCCGAACGCCACCGGCACCGCTACGAAGTGAACATGCGCTACCGCGAGCAACTCGAGAACGCGGGTCTGCGTTTCTCTGGTCTATCTCCGGACGGCCTCTTGCCCGAGATCGTGGAGATCCCCGACCATCCCTGGTTCGTCGGCGTTCAGTTCCACCCCGAACTGAAGTCGCGGCCGTTCGATCCGCATCCACTCTTCAAGTCGTTCATTGCGGCGGCCGTCGAGCAGAGCCGCTTGGTGTAA
- the queE gene encoding 7-carboxy-7-deazaguanine synthase, whose amino-acid sequence MYAVKEIYYTLQGEGAQAGRPAVFCRFAGCNLWSGRERDRADAICRFCDTEFVGTDGPGGGRFETAEDVVQACRAAWKGNSGAAEFVVLTGGEPMLQVDEALIDAFHQAGFETAIETNGTLPVLDEIDWICVSPKAGAPLRQRSGDELKLVYPQPDMEPEDVLGMSFTHFLLQPLDDQSGGTSNLEAALDYCLRHPQWRLSLQTHKILGLP is encoded by the coding sequence ATGTATGCGGTCAAGGAAATCTACTACACGCTGCAGGGCGAAGGAGCCCAGGCTGGCCGTCCGGCCGTTTTCTGCCGTTTTGCCGGCTGTAACCTGTGGTCGGGTCGGGAGAGAGACCGCGCGGACGCCATTTGCCGTTTCTGCGATACGGAATTCGTCGGGACCGACGGTCCTGGCGGCGGCCGGTTCGAAACGGCGGAAGACGTGGTCCAAGCGTGCCGGGCAGCCTGGAAGGGCAACTCGGGCGCCGCCGAATTTGTGGTTCTCACGGGCGGTGAGCCGATGCTGCAGGTCGACGAGGCCTTGATCGACGCCTTCCACCAAGCCGGTTTCGAGACCGCCATCGAGACGAACGGCACCCTTCCCGTCTTGGATGAGATCGATTGGATCTGCGTCAGCCCGAAGGCAGGCGCCCCCCTTCGGCAGCGATCGGGCGACGAGTTGAAGCTGGTCTATCCCCAGCCCGATATGGAGCCGGAGGATGTGCTCGGCATGTCCTTCACGCACTTCCTACTGCAGCCGCTGGACGACCAGTCGGGCGGGACATCGAATCTGGAAGCGGCGCTCGACTACTGTCTGCGGCACCCACAGTGGCGTTTGAGCCTGCAAACCCATAAAATCCTGGGATTGCCCTAG
- a CDS encoding AraC family transcriptional regulator, translating into MSTSQSELASLIDRSAKTDGVHATAVPRLFVIRSSRPTLPLHAVYEPAVCIIAQGSKQAILGDAVYLYDQDKYLVISVDVPVVGQIIEASEAEPYLCVKFNLDVATLGMLLLDTSPGPDSREPAPALGLSKVTPELTDTAVRLLRLLETPRDIPVLAPLFERELLFRLLQGDQAAKLREIALGDSRLQQVGRAIDYIKRNYREPFRVEDLADVARMSASALHNHFKAVTAMSPLQYQKQMRLQEARRLMLQGLCDAAAASHSVGYASPSQFSREYRRLFGLPPQRDIARLKEVPGGFVAA; encoded by the coding sequence ATGAGCACGAGCCAATCCGAGCTTGCCAGCCTGATTGACCGATCGGCCAAGACGGATGGAGTCCACGCAACGGCCGTCCCGCGGCTGTTCGTGATCCGCAGTTCACGTCCGACCCTGCCCTTGCACGCGGTCTATGAGCCGGCGGTCTGCATCATTGCGCAAGGAAGCAAACAGGCCATCCTGGGCGATGCGGTCTACCTGTACGATCAGGACAAGTATCTTGTGATCTCGGTCGACGTGCCGGTCGTCGGCCAAATCATCGAGGCTTCCGAGGCCGAGCCCTATCTGTGCGTGAAGTTCAATCTCGATGTCGCGACACTCGGGATGCTGCTGCTCGATACAAGTCCGGGTCCGGACAGCCGTGAGCCAGCTCCGGCGCTCGGCCTCAGCAAGGTCACACCCGAATTGACGGACACCGCAGTCCGCCTCCTTCGCCTGCTTGAGACGCCTCGAGATATTCCCGTCCTGGCGCCGCTGTTCGAACGCGAGTTGCTGTTCCGGTTGCTGCAAGGCGACCAGGCGGCGAAGCTTCGGGAGATTGCACTCGGTGACAGCCGGCTGCAGCAGGTCGGCCGTGCCATCGACTACATCAAGCGCAACTATCGCGAGCCGTTCCGGGTCGAGGATCTGGCCGACGTGGCACGAATGAGTGCGTCCGCCCTTCATAACCACTTCAAGGCGGTGACCGCCATGAGCCCGCTGCAATATCAGAAGCAGATGCGGCTTCAGGAAGCGCGGCGGCTGATGCTTCAAGGTCTCTGCGACGCCGCGGCTGCAAGCCATAGCGTCGGCTATGCCAGCCCATCGCAGTTCAGCCGCGAGTACCGCCGCCTGTTCGGCCTGCCACCGCAACGCGATATCGCCCGCCTGAAAGAGGTTCCAGGCGGGTTCGTCGCCGCCTGA
- a CDS encoding 6-carboxytetrahydropterin synthase gives MRIYKEFFFEAAHFLPSAPPGHPNARVHGHSFRARITVDGQPDEDTGIIIHFGELEAAVQDAKDALDHRMLNDIEGLSAPTLERIAMWLWDRLHNRLPGLVEVVVARDSCHEGCVYHGPPMRLAAE, from the coding sequence ATGCGAATTTACAAAGAATTCTTCTTCGAGGCGGCACATTTCCTGCCGTCGGCCCCACCCGGTCATCCGAATGCCCGGGTGCATGGGCATTCGTTCCGTGCGCGCATCACCGTGGACGGCCAGCCCGATGAGGATACAGGCATCATCATCCATTTCGGTGAGCTGGAAGCAGCGGTCCAGGATGCGAAGGACGCGCTCGACCACCGCATGCTGAACGACATCGAGGGCTTGTCGGCCCCGACGCTGGAGCGGATCGCCATGTGGCTCTGGGACCGGCTTCATAACCGGCTGCCCGGTCTCGTGGAGGTCGTCGTGGCGCGCGACTCCTGCCACGAGGGCTGTGTCTATCACGGGCCGCCCATGCGGCTTGCGGCCGAATAG
- a CDS encoding MIP family channel protein, which yields MNKAIAEFIGTFALVLFGCGTAVIAGMGEGATSVDILGIAMAFGLAIVAMAYGIGQVSGCHINPAVSLGVLVAGRMTVSDFVTYVIAQVLGAIVGAAVLYLILSGKASGWTGSLGQNGWGPGYLGEYSLASAFVYEVVGTFLFLVCILGVTQKGAPVGLAGLAIGFTLVALHLLGINITGTSVNPARSFGPALVGAASNPLALAQVWLFIVAPLFGAGLAGLLFRPGGVLSGDDEIPIRGEGDSDVAPGASAPAK from the coding sequence ATGAATAAGGCGATCGCCGAATTCATCGGGACGTTTGCACTGGTTCTTTTTGGCTGCGGTACCGCCGTGATCGCCGGCATGGGCGAAGGCGCGACGTCCGTCGACATTCTGGGCATCGCCATGGCGTTTGGGCTGGCCATCGTGGCGATGGCGTACGGCATCGGCCAAGTATCCGGTTGCCACATCAATCCGGCCGTCAGTCTCGGGGTCCTCGTGGCGGGGCGGATGACCGTGTCGGATTTCGTCACCTATGTGATCGCACAGGTTCTTGGCGCGATCGTTGGCGCCGCCGTGCTGTATCTCATCCTGTCGGGCAAAGCCTCCGGCTGGACGGGCAGTCTCGGCCAGAACGGCTGGGGGCCCGGCTATCTCGGCGAATACAGCCTTGCCTCGGCATTCGTCTATGAGGTCGTGGGAACGTTCCTGTTTCTCGTCTGCATTCTCGGTGTGACCCAAAAAGGCGCGCCTGTAGGGCTCGCTGGGCTGGCGATCGGGTTCACGCTGGTTGCGCTGCATCTGCTCGGCATCAACATCACCGGAACCTCGGTGAACCCGGCCCGTTCATTCGGTCCGGCGCTAGTCGGCGCGGCATCGAATCCGCTGGCTCTCGCCCAAGTGTGGTTGTTCATCGTCGCGCCGCTGTTCGGCGCGGGATTGGCCGGGCTTCTGTTCAGGCCGGGAGGCGTACTGTCGGGTGACGATGAGATTCCGATCAGGGGCGAAGGCGACTCCGACGTCGCTCCGGGTGCATCCGCGCCCGCAAAATAA
- the tpiA gene encoding triose-phosphate isomerase — translation MTAIRPLVAGNWKMNGLSGSLSELTALRKRLDEAPVPQADAMMCPPATLLTRARDVLEGSSILLGAQDCHPLPSGAHTGDISAEMLADAGATAVIVGHSERRIDHGETDALVHAKALAAYRAGLTAIICIGETEAQYRDGKTLDVLRSQLEGSVPEGARAANTVVAYEPVWAIGTGLTPTPPEVAQVHGLIRSVLGQMLGDSEAGAMRILYGGSVKPANAAELLFVPDVNGALVGGASLKADDFYEILAVYAEIQG, via the coding sequence GTGACTGCAATTAGGCCGCTTGTCGCCGGCAATTGGAAGATGAACGGGCTGAGCGGTTCGCTGTCCGAGCTTACGGCGCTCCGGAAACGTCTCGACGAGGCCCCCGTTCCGCAAGCCGACGCCATGATGTGCCCGCCGGCGACCCTACTCACCCGGGCCCGGGATGTGTTGGAGGGCTCCTCTATCCTGCTCGGGGCGCAAGACTGCCATCCGCTGCCCTCCGGTGCCCATACAGGCGATATTTCCGCAGAAATGCTGGCCGACGCGGGGGCCACGGCCGTGATCGTGGGCCACTCGGAACGCCGGATCGATCACGGCGAAACGGACGCGTTGGTGCACGCCAAGGCCCTTGCCGCTTACCGGGCCGGGCTGACCGCGATCATCTGTATCGGCGAGACCGAAGCCCAATACCGGGACGGGAAGACCCTCGACGTCCTGCGCAGCCAGCTGGAAGGCTCGGTGCCGGAGGGCGCGCGCGCCGCGAATACCGTCGTGGCCTATGAGCCTGTCTGGGCCATCGGCACCGGGCTCACGCCCACGCCCCCCGAGGTGGCCCAGGTCCATGGCCTCATTCGCTCCGTTCTGGGTCAAATGCTGGGCGATTCGGAAGCAGGCGCCATGCGGATTTTGTATGGCGGCTCCGTGAAACCCGCCAATGCCGCGGAACTTCTCTTCGTTCCGGATGTCAACGGCGCCCTGGTCGGCGGGGCTAGTTTGAAGGCCGACGATTTTTACGAGATTCTCGCCGTTTACGCGGAAATTCAGGGCTGA
- the secG gene encoding preprotein translocase subunit SecG: protein MSTVLLLIHVMIAMALVGVILLQRSEGGALGIGGGGGGGGAGFMTGRGAGDALTRATAILAACFFATSLTLSILASHNTASGPSIVPTSGGEGGLTPLAIPGQSEPATPAAPAAPSGPQVPQSN from the coding sequence ATGAGCACCGTACTTCTTCTGATCCATGTGATGATCGCGATGGCCCTCGTGGGCGTCATCCTGCTGCAACGCTCCGAGGGCGGCGCACTGGGTATTGGCGGCGGCGGTGGCGGCGGTGGCGCCGGATTCATGACCGGCCGCGGTGCCGGCGATGCTCTCACGCGGGCCACGGCCATTTTGGCGGCCTGCTTTTTCGCCACCAGCCTGACCCTGTCGATCCTGGCGAGCCACAATACGGCCTCCGGTCCGTCGATCGTCCCGACCAGTGGCGGCGAAGGCGGGCTGACCCCGCTTGCGATCCCCGGTCAGAGCGAACCGGCTACGCCCGCGGCACCCGCTGCGCCGTCCGGACCGCAAGTCCCGCAGTCGAACTGA
- the kdsA gene encoding 3-deoxy-8-phosphooctulonate synthase has protein sequence MNEAMKPAPAATVSAGSVTFGNALPLAIMAGPCALESREHALETAAALKEIASRVGIGLVYKSSFDKANRTSLSSARGLGLEEALPIFAEIREATGLPVVTDVHEPDQCAAAAEAVDVLQIPAFLCRQTDLLIAAAKTGKVVNVKKGQFLAPWDMRHVVAKVVGAGNPNVLVTERGVSFGYNTLVSDMRALPILAETGAPVIFDATHSVQQPGGQGGTSGGERRFVPVLARAAVAVGVAGVFIETHQDPDAAPSDGPNMVPLRDLEGLLEELLSFDRLAKARA, from the coding sequence ATGAATGAAGCAATGAAGCCCGCGCCGGCGGCCACGGTCTCCGCCGGATCCGTCACCTTCGGCAACGCGTTGCCGCTCGCCATCATGGCGGGTCCGTGTGCGCTCGAGAGCCGCGAACATGCGCTCGAAACCGCCGCAGCCCTGAAGGAAATCGCAAGCCGCGTCGGGATCGGGCTCGTCTACAAGTCATCCTTCGACAAGGCCAACCGGACGAGCCTGTCCAGCGCCCGGGGGCTTGGCCTGGAAGAGGCGCTTCCCATCTTCGCCGAAATCCGCGAGGCGACGGGGCTGCCTGTGGTCACGGACGTCCATGAACCGGACCAGTGCGCCGCCGCGGCCGAAGCCGTGGATGTGCTCCAGATCCCCGCGTTCCTCTGCCGCCAAACGGACCTTCTGATCGCCGCGGCCAAGACGGGGAAGGTCGTCAACGTCAAGAAGGGGCAGTTCCTCGCACCGTGGGATATGCGCCACGTGGTGGCGAAGGTCGTCGGCGCCGGCAACCCGAACGTCCTCGTGACCGAGCGCGGCGTATCCTTCGGCTACAACACGCTCGTATCCGACATGCGGGCGCTGCCGATCCTGGCGGAGACTGGTGCGCCGGTCATTTTCGATGCGACCCATTCGGTGCAGCAGCCGGGCGGGCAGGGCGGCACCAGCGGCGGCGAGCGGCGCTTCGTTCCCGTCCTAGCGCGCGCGGCGGTTGCCGTCGGCGTTGCCGGCGTCTTCATCGAGACCCATCAGGACCCCGACGCGGCGCCGTCGGACGGTCCCAACATGGTCCCGCTGCGCGACCTTGAAGGCTTGTTGGAAGAGCTCTTGTCCTTCGATCGCCTGGCGAAGGCACGCGCCTAG
- a CDS encoding GFA family protein has product MAEKHLKGSCACGRVQVETRGEPYRVGVCHCMTCRKAHGAPFNFYAVFPPEAVTVSGEVIAFASTEKVRRYSCRNCGAPIYSTYFREDEFYVHPGSFDEIGAFTPTYELWTKRREPWLPAFPTCVSQFPESRQKWTRHEPE; this is encoded by the coding sequence GTGGCGGAGAAGCACCTCAAAGGATCCTGCGCCTGCGGCCGGGTTCAGGTGGAGACAAGAGGCGAGCCATACCGGGTCGGCGTGTGTCACTGCATGACATGCCGCAAGGCCCATGGCGCGCCGTTCAACTTCTACGCCGTGTTTCCGCCCGAGGCCGTCACCGTGTCGGGAGAGGTGATCGCCTTCGCGAGCACCGAGAAGGTCCGGCGCTATTCCTGCCGCAACTGCGGCGCGCCCATTTACTCGACCTATTTCCGCGAGGACGAGTTCTACGTGCACCCCGGCTCGTTCGACGAGATCGGGGCTTTCACGCCCACATACGAACTTTGGACGAAGCGCCGGGAGCCCTGGCTTCCAGCCTTTCCGACCTGCGTGAGCCAATTCCCTGAGAGCCGGCAAAAGTGGACGCGGCACGAGCCGGAATAG
- a CDS encoding DUF1835 domain-containing protein, which yields MVDLIITNGDSAGELLRRTLQGTEVLPWRDVLHEGPVPLTETREELSAARVAFLAEAGAGDPGVLENDFEARYRGLSISTNFDRVILWFEHDLYDQLQLLQVLDWFADHPREPETLLMVQTDEYIARQEPEAIVDEAALARPVTDAQLDLAVRAWAAFRQPTPEAWARLLREDISALPFLRGAVVRMLEELPGPDGVTRTERLVLACLNAGSTLTAVALFGAVQKMEDAEFMGDWSFWRVLDGLALGPAPLIAGLDGAPFQVEDKARMEAYVKSQPALTTLGKDVVEGRADWAEHHPIDRWWGGTHLTNARLWRWDPETEHLIAPL from the coding sequence ATGGTCGATCTCATCATCACCAACGGCGACTCCGCCGGCGAACTCTTGCGGCGGACTCTGCAAGGTACGGAGGTTCTGCCCTGGCGCGACGTGCTGCACGAAGGCCCGGTGCCGCTCACGGAGACGCGGGAAGAACTGAGCGCGGCGCGGGTCGCATTCTTGGCGGAAGCCGGCGCCGGGGACCCGGGCGTTCTCGAAAACGACTTCGAGGCGCGCTATCGGGGCCTGAGCATAAGCACGAATTTCGATAGGGTTATCCTGTGGTTCGAGCATGATCTTTACGATCAACTCCAACTTCTGCAGGTGCTCGATTGGTTCGCCGATCATCCGCGCGAGCCCGAAACGCTCCTGATGGTGCAAACCGATGAGTACATCGCGCGCCAAGAGCCGGAAGCGATTGTCGACGAGGCCGCGCTGGCGCGGCCCGTAACGGATGCGCAACTCGATCTGGCGGTCAGGGCCTGGGCAGCTTTCCGCCAACCCACGCCGGAAGCCTGGGCGCGTCTCCTGAGAGAGGATATCTCGGCGTTGCCCTTCTTGCGGGGCGCTGTCGTCCGCATGCTGGAAGAGCTTCCTGGGCCCGACGGCGTGACGCGGACGGAGCGGCTGGTCCTCGCCTGTTTGAACGCCGGGTCCACCCTCACCGCGGTCGCCCTATTCGGTGCCGTGCAGAAGATGGAAGACGCCGAGTTCATGGGCGACTGGAGTTTCTGGCGGGTTCTCGACGGGCTCGCGCTCGGTCCCGCGCCGTTGATTGCAGGGCTGGACGGTGCGCCGTTCCAGGTCGAGGACAAGGCGCGCATGGAAGCCTATGTGAAGAGCCAGCCTGCCCTCACCACTCTCGGTAAGGACGTGGTCGAAGGCCGGGCCGACTGGGCAGAGCATCACCCGATCGATCGCTGGTGGGGCGGCACGCATCTCACCAATGCGAGGCTTTGGCGCTGGGATCCGGAAACCGAGCACCTCATCGCGCCGCTCTAG
- the queF gene encoding preQ(1) synthase yields MAEAVKKASVKDQGLRQLGKTAPLPASPDDAVLERVPNPHPDTAYVARFTAPEFTCLCPVTGQPDFAHFVLDYAPGAWLVESKSFKLYLGSFRNTAAFHEDTTLTIGKAIADLLEPSWLRIGGYWFPRGGIPIDVFWQYGSPPEGIWIPDQGVAPYRGRG; encoded by the coding sequence ATGGCCGAGGCGGTGAAGAAAGCATCCGTCAAGGACCAAGGCCTGCGGCAGCTCGGCAAGACCGCGCCGCTGCCTGCCTCACCCGACGATGCCGTTCTGGAGCGGGTTCCGAACCCCCATCCGGACACGGCCTATGTGGCGCGGTTCACCGCACCGGAATTTACGTGCCTGTGTCCCGTCACCGGTCAGCCGGATTTCGCCCATTTCGTCCTGGATTACGCACCCGGTGCCTGGCTGGTCGAATCCAAATCGTTCAAGCTCTATCTCGGCAGCTTCCGGAACACGGCGGCCTTCCACGAAGACACGACGCTTACGATCGGCAAGGCCATTGCCGATCTGCTCGAGCCGTCTTGGCTGCGGATCGGCGGCTACTGGTTCCCGCGCGGCGGCATCCCCATCGACGTGTTTTGGCAATACGGGAGCCCGCCCGAGGGCATTTGGATTCCCGACCAGGGCGTCGCACCCTATCGCGGTCGCGGCTAG